The DNA sequence AACATTTGTTTGTATCATTTTAACAACTGGAAGCGCACAACACACTCGAGTATCCCAGAACTAGATAAGAATGAATAGGGATATCCAACAGAGTAGTCCCGAAAAAGTACTAGAAGAAACCCAACCATGTTATACTAACCTTTCCTTGTAGAGAAATTGTTACTATTTCCTACCTTAGTTTCACCCTCAAATGCCAACCATTTTTGCTCCTTCAACGCACATTACAACAccctccttttcttcttcataccCCCAAAAAAATTCACTTCGAAACACAAATTAAACCCACAGAAAATCAGCCTGAAAAATTCGCAAGAAAACACACTCTTTACTCTTCCCACTAAACAAAACCAAAGCCCCAGAACTTTCTGTCCACGTGTACGCTCCCAATCCTTCCACTGCACAAACTGGCGATCCCTTAGCCATCCAATCAGATGCCTCCGTTGCTTTGCCGCGGATCGCTCCCTCCAGATAAATACAGAGAGGAACATTTTCTTATGGCGTTAGACGAGTTTAGCGTTCATTTCTAGAAAAAACCGTTGTTGTTGCTGCTCTGATTAGCGATGTCTGCCACTGAAGAAGTCGAAGCTCCGACCGTGGAGGCCCCGCCGGCGACGGAGGAGAAGCCAGTGAGGGAGAAAAAGCTGAGGGATCTGAAGGAGAAGAAGCCCAAAcagcccaaaaccaaaaccaaacccaaaaccgCTGCTCATCCTCCCTATTTTCAGGTTAGTTGAATTTAATTTTTGCTATGGTTTGATGGCGgatatgtgtttttgtttttgttactgATGTGATTGTAAATTTTGTGCAGATGATCAAAGAGGCACTGTTGGCTCTGAACGAGAAGAGCGGGTCGAGTCCTTACGCCATAGCCAAGTACATGGAGGAGAAGCACAAGGCAGTGCTTCCGGCCAATTTCAAGAAGACTCTGGCTCTGCAATTGAAGAACTCGGAGGCGAGAGGGAAACTGGTCAAGGTCAAGGCCTCTTACAAGTTGTCTGAGGCGGGGAAGAAGGACAAGAGCGCAAGTAAAAGAACAACTCGAGCTTCGAAGcccaaggaggaggaggagaagatcAAGACTAAGACTAAGACTAAGACTAAGGTGTCTGCTGCTCCAAAGGTGACGAAGAAGAAGCCGGCtaagaagaataagaaatcGAGCGCTGCAAAGCCGAAGCAGCCCAAGTCGATCAAGAGCCCTGCTGCTAAGAAACCCAAGAAGGCTGCTGCTTGAAAGCATGTCAAAAGTTGTATATAGGTCTAGTGCTAATAAGTTGAAGAAGGttatgtgttttggtgtttAGGACTGTTGCTCTGTTTCTCTTTTGGGAATGTGAAATGTGTAGGTTATGAGTGGTACTGGGTCTCTGTAATTTGCTACCTTTTGGGTTTATGATGGAATGAAACTGACTTTTACTAATTGTGCATTTTGTGGTTGGGTGATTCGGGTTTTATTTTAGTCTTTTTTACCTTATTTGCTGAATATCAATAACCTAAAGAATTCAGATGATTTTAGTCTAAAGAAGAACTTGCTTGTTTGATAGCTGCAATTTCAAACTGCGCCATGATCAAAGGCTTGTAAATTGATGTGAGCCAAGTACTTGTACTCCAAATCTGGTAGATCTTTTGGAGGACAGAATGGATAAGCAAGAAGGGCATTCATGATGTATCCAAAATAAAGTAGAGCAGGAGTGGCCAACAATAGGAATCCCCTTTTTCCAAGAATGGTTCCATTACATATGATGCAGAAACAGAGTCCCATTTAGCAAAAATCAATCCAAAGTGGAATATATTCATAGAATCTGTGATATTTTACTCGGTTAGCTTAATCAGGATTTCTAGCTAGTTTTAGTGTCCAGAGTCCAGACTGCCATGTCTACGCCATATTATTTAGGCTATGGTAGCAACTAGCAACATTCTCTGCTGGAAGATAGAAGGGGGTTCCTCTTCAACAGTATTGGAAAAATTATGGATTACGAGGCTAGTTCCGCTCGGCACGCAAGAAGATGGAAACCGTGAGCCTCTTCATGTTGGTCATATCATCATGTTTGGCCGGCCCGCCAAGTTTAGCCACTAGTTGCTGTATCTGGAATAGTTGGTCGAGCTTTGTCTCAACTACTCCAAGCCTCCAGTCCGTTATGGATCCGTGTCAAAGGCCCAAGCATTGTCAATTTGGATAAACCCTAAATTGTCTGTCTTCTGAGTTATATATTCAAAACCAATTTTATGACAAACAAATTACCAACTTTTGTTAATCTCTTACATAAAATGAAAAGTTTCAAACTTCCCATAATTAAATTACATATGAAATGAGATCTCTATTGGTAAGTAACTATTAGCTTTTTCTTCAGAATGGGATCAAATTTAGTGTTGGTATCACTTAGCAAGTTGTGTCGAGAACATCGGTGTATAAATGCAACATCATGACTCTTGAGAGTGAGGTTACTATTTCTCTCCGGCGCCGTTTGACTAATAAGAATACACAAGATAAAATAAGCCCAGTGTCCCTTTCCCATTGAAACGCTGAATTCCCATTGGACATGATCAATTGGTGTCACTCTACttgggtcttttttttttctgaattggCCGGTCATGCTTGATTGTTCCATCCAGAAGGGCCGATTTGCATTTCTTgggttccatatatatatatatatatatatatatatgccattATGGTACTAGCTATCATTGAAGTTCCAAATGGAAACTTGGTTTGGTCAACCAGCGTAGTAATTGCTATATATTCTTCTTGATCCTCTATCTCGCTCTGTCTGTTCAGTTTCAAAAGCTAGCATAAGATGATCGAGCACTCACTTTCTGAGCTTGTGGTGTGGAAGCTCTGGGTTGGCCCATAACCCGACCAACCCGACCAAGAGACGTAGTTATATATAGCATATTAACATGTCTATAATAATATCCTTTTTAGCTTTTGGTGTATTGGCCTGGTTTGGTGATTATAGAACTAACATGGTTTTTCACTGTACTAATTACACTCATTTGATGAAACGTGAAAGATCCAAACCAAGTGCTCATGAAGTCATGGGCTGCTTCTGAGTTCTGAGTATGACGTTTCTGCGGCGGGGTCGGCAAAAGAAAACTATTTAACTTTTGCTGTACTAAACACTAACATGGAGAAGTGGAAACCTAATCTGTAACGTGCCTTGATAAAACATGGTGGAGCTAATATCTTTCAACTGGATTTATACATATGATTAGCAAGCAACCCATGATCATGGCGAGATGTAGTGATAATTAAGAGTCAAGAACTCATAGTCTTTATGGACAATGTGGAGAGAATGTTTATGAAGTTGACAATGAGCAGCATCTCAACATGTATTCTCTTAGATTCGGTAATGAAATACCATCGAGGCATTTTATCAAAGACTTCACCCATCTGGCTAGTATTATTAGTTGAAAAAACACACCTCAAGCGCTTTCGCCTTTTGTTACAATTATGATATCGAGTATGGAGATAAATGATCTACTACTCCGATTCCAGGATACAAGCTTCAATTCAAACAAATGACAATTAGTGTCAATTACTCATACGTTAAAATGGCGTAACTGATAGAGGAAATACTATAAAGTCTAGGATAATtggttttttttggttgaactcGAGCATATATTCATCGATCTAAAATTAGATTGTTCGGATATGAAGTTCAATATTAATACACGTACGTCGTTATTTGAAGAATGTGATCGAGCTCTTCCGGAGTGATGACTTGCCCCTTCTCCTTTAAGGATCAGAATCCGGGATTTGGGTAGGCGTCCTTAATTCTTTTAGGTAGATGTTCTAACTT is a window from the Rosa chinensis cultivar Old Blush chromosome 2, RchiOBHm-V2, whole genome shotgun sequence genome containing:
- the LOC112187472 gene encoding histone H1, yielding MSATEEVEAPTVEAPPATEEKPVREKKLRDLKEKKPKQPKTKTKPKTAAHPPYFQMIKEALLALNEKSGSSPYAIAKYMEEKHKAVLPANFKKTLALQLKNSEARGKLVKVKASYKLSEAGKKDKSASKRTTRASKPKEEEEKIKTKTKTKTKVSAAPKVTKKKPAKKNKKSSAAKPKQPKSIKSPAAKKPKKAAA